In one window of Flavobacterium ginsengisoli DNA:
- a CDS encoding RagB/SusD family nutrient uptake outer membrane protein: MKRKMQAVSSNRSQFFAPRGIGWSDGQARIWLVDAFKQENNKDGKLDERLRWTLFYPQLLADFGDKTYGRNWEWNNNEAWFRKGSRDYYRNNEDYYNQVNYRLVRYADILLRYAEVLNELGNTAQAYQYVDLVRARANMNALATAHPEIGNDHDKFLERLKMERVLELCGESVRWEDLKRWGDLNSQASVDKIALRDPDFKNFTVGKNHRMPIPQSDVDNNPNLEQNSGY; the protein is encoded by the coding sequence ATGAAGCGCAAAATGCAAGCAGTTTCTAGCAACCGTTCTCAGTTTTTCGCGCCAAGAGGAATTGGATGGTCTGACGGACAAGCGCGTATTTGGTTAGTGGATGCTTTTAAACAAGAAAACAATAAAGACGGAAAATTGGATGAAAGGTTAAGATGGACTTTATTCTACCCTCAGTTATTAGCCGATTTTGGAGACAAAACATACGGAAGAAACTGGGAATGGAACAATAATGAAGCTTGGTTTAGAAAAGGAAGCCGCGATTATTACAGAAACAACGAAGATTACTACAACCAAGTAAACTACAGATTGGTTCGTTATGCGGATATTTTATTGCGCTACGCGGAAGTTTTAAACGAATTAGGAAATACTGCTCAAGCGTATCAGTATGTTGATTTAGTTAGAGCTCGTGCAAATATGAATGCATTGGCGACAGCACATCCTGAAATTGGAAACGATCACGACAAATTCCTAGAGCGTTTGAAAATGGAAAGAGTTTTGGAATTGTGTGGCGAAAGCGTGCGTTGGGAAGATTTAAAACGTTGGGGAGATTTAAATTCTCAAGCTTCTGTTGATAAAATTGCGCTTCGTGATCCAGATTTTAAAAACTTCACAGTTGGAAAAAATCACAGAATGCCAATTCCGCAAAGTGATGTAGATAATAATCCAAATCTAGAGCAGAACTCTGGATATTAA
- a CDS encoding RagB/SusD family nutrient uptake outer membrane protein: MDLNSPNDITVDQYWKTESDAQAGVNSIYAMFYKDGLWARWIYFRLDLTSDEGYSVSPWTELADWTRFNYINYNFWEGNAVTWRDTYKAIFRCNQVLANVPNITFQNEDDKKKIIAQAKFFRALHYYYAGVIWEDVPLVLDPSTPADLPKQVKVDEIWAQVEKDLNEAFEDLPRDWSADQLGRPDKGAAKAFLAKVYMQQHKWNEAKGALEFLISGAGAKYSLVSNYRDNFTDTNENNAESVFEIQFGDQRKGGTDEAQNASSF; encoded by the coding sequence TTGGACTTGAATAGCCCAAATGATATTACAGTAGACCAATATTGGAAAACTGAAAGTGATGCACAAGCCGGTGTAAACTCTATTTATGCCATGTTTTATAAAGACGGTTTGTGGGCGAGATGGATTTATTTCCGTCTGGATTTAACTTCTGATGAAGGTTATAGCGTGAGTCCGTGGACAGAATTGGCAGATTGGACTAGATTCAATTATATCAATTATAATTTTTGGGAAGGAAATGCCGTAACGTGGAGAGATACTTATAAAGCTATTTTTAGATGTAATCAGGTTTTGGCTAATGTTCCGAATATCACTTTTCAGAACGAAGATGATAAAAAGAAAATTATCGCGCAGGCTAAATTCTTTAGAGCATTACACTACTATTATGCAGGTGTAATTTGGGAAGATGTGCCATTAGTTTTAGATCCGTCTACGCCAGCAGATTTGCCAAAACAAGTAAAGGTAGACGAAATATGGGCTCAAGTAGAAAAAGATTTGAATGAAGCTTTTGAAGATTTGCCAAGAGATTGGTCAGCTGATCAATTAGGAAGACCAGATAAAGGTGCCGCAAAGGCCTTTCTTGCCAAAGTATATATGCAACAGCACAAATGGAATGAAGCAAAAGGAGCTCTTGAGTTTTTAATTTCTGGAGCAGGAGCGAAGTACAGTTTGGTATCTAACTACAGAGATAATTTTACGGATACAAATGAAAATAATGCCGAATCTGTTTTTGAAATCCAGTTTGGAGACCAAAGAAAAGGAGGAACTGATGAAGCGCAAAATGCAAGCAGTTTCTAG
- a CDS encoding SusC/RagA family TonB-linked outer membrane protein — MFENTLTFKKEFGKHDITVLVGQTYQKDNYNQIYGTKRNLPMNSGTGEYYEVLNQGDSPVVGGFINEAALTSYLGRLEYNYDNRYLFNAVIRRDGSSRFSDGNKWGNFPSISAGWRISNESFFKSEFIKDLKLRASYGELGSGNIGNYEYKSFVNNFGQIVLGKDQTLYPSATQVKLSNSELRWEKLKQTNFGLDLGVLNNDLRFTADYFIARTEDVLFGFPILLTTGNDGGNPISNAATVENKGFELELAYSKKINDFSFNASVNFTKINNKLVSLGNGQNENYSGNTVTRAGLPVGMWYVLQTDGLFQNQQEINNYKNADGKVIMPNAVPGDIRFKDNNGDGQITNEDKTIVGSPWPEFEMGLNAGAEYKGFDFSMNWIASHGATVYDGFRSVVDRFDDNSNYRRGIQPWTPENPNTDFPRITKGSTLNSRGDTDRFLENGDFIRLKYIGFGYNFPQSVLKDSGISRARLTLSAQNIITITKYKGLDPEFTNSNIFERGVDNGAFPNLRTYSLGVEFSF; from the coding sequence TTGTTCGAAAACACATTGACTTTCAAGAAAGAATTTGGAAAGCATGATATCACGGTTTTAGTTGGTCAAACGTATCAAAAAGACAATTACAATCAGATTTACGGAACAAAAAGAAATCTTCCGATGAATTCTGGAACTGGAGAATATTATGAAGTTTTAAATCAAGGAGATTCGCCAGTTGTTGGAGGTTTTATTAATGAAGCGGCTTTAACGTCGTATTTAGGAAGATTAGAATACAATTATGATAATCGTTATTTATTCAATGCCGTAATCAGACGTGACGGATCTTCAAGATTCAGTGATGGCAATAAATGGGGAAATTTCCCTTCTATTTCTGCAGGATGGAGAATAAGCAACGAATCTTTCTTTAAATCAGAATTCATTAAAGATTTAAAATTAAGAGCAAGTTATGGAGAATTAGGATCTGGAAATATTGGAAATTACGAGTACAAAAGCTTCGTAAATAATTTTGGACAAATTGTATTAGGAAAAGACCAGACTTTATATCCTTCTGCAACTCAAGTAAAATTATCAAATTCTGAATTGCGTTGGGAAAAACTAAAACAAACCAACTTCGGATTGGATTTAGGAGTTTTAAATAATGATTTACGTTTTACAGCAGATTATTTTATTGCTCGTACTGAAGACGTATTATTTGGTTTTCCAATTTTATTGACTACAGGAAACGACGGAGGAAACCCAATTTCTAACGCTGCAACTGTAGAAAATAAAGGTTTTGAATTGGAATTGGCTTATAGCAAAAAAATCAATGATTTCTCATTTAACGCTTCTGTCAACTTTACCAAAATAAACAACAAACTGGTTTCATTGGGTAACGGACAAAATGAAAACTACTCAGGAAATACAGTAACAAGAGCTGGTTTGCCAGTAGGAATGTGGTATGTATTGCAAACAGATGGATTATTCCAAAATCAGCAAGAAATTAATAATTACAAAAATGCTGACGGAAAAGTAATCATGCCAAATGCTGTTCCTGGAGATATTCGTTTTAAGGATAACAATGGAGACGGACAAATTACGAATGAAGATAAAACAATCGTTGGAAGTCCGTGGCCAGAATTTGAAATGGGTTTAAACGCTGGAGCTGAATATAAAGGCTTTGATTTTTCTATGAACTGGATTGCTTCTCATGGAGCTACTGTTTATGACGGATTTAGAAGTGTTGTAGATCGTTTTGATGACAATAGTAACTACAGAAGAGGCATTCAGCCTTGGACACCTGAAAATCCAAATACCGATTTTCCTAGAATTACAAAAGGATCAACTTTAAATTCAAGAGGAGATACAGACCGTTTCTTAGAAAATGGCGATTTTATCAGATTGAAATACATCGGATTTGGATATAATTTTCCACAAAGTGTCTTAAAAGATTCAGGTATTTCGAGAGCAAGATTAACATTATCTGCACAGAACATTATTACGATTACTAAGTATAAAGGATTGGATCCTGAGTTTACAAACAGTAATATTTTTGAAAGAGGTGTAGATAATGGGGCTTTCCCAAATCTTAGAACATATTCTTTGGGTGTAGAGTTTAGCTTTTAA
- a CDS encoding TonB-dependent receptor plug domain-containing protein has product MKTKFTHFLTKRYHLLVFFSLLLQSAFAQQITVTGKVTTATGESVPFANVLIKGSQNGAVTDFDGSYKITASGNQTLVFSSQGYKTIEIAINNKTSVNVTMEENAMKLDEIVVVGYGSQQKKDLTGAVALVKPDEIQKRQVTTVADGLQGLVTGVKVRGGGRPGQEANVEIRGLKNLQNTNPLYVIDGLVTSANRDFNPNDIESIQVLKDASAAAIYGSRAANGVIIITTKKGKKGPLQVEVSAKSRLYVYASL; this is encoded by the coding sequence ATGAAAACAAAGTTCACTCACTTTTTAACGAAGAGATATCACCTCTTGGTTTTCTTTAGTTTATTACTGCAGTCCGCTTTTGCCCAGCAGATTACTGTTACGGGAAAAGTTACTACCGCAACTGGCGAATCGGTTCCTTTTGCGAATGTTTTAATAAAAGGATCCCAAAATGGTGCCGTTACAGACTTTGACGGGAGCTATAAAATTACCGCCAGTGGAAATCAGACACTTGTTTTTAGTTCGCAAGGCTACAAAACAATCGAAATTGCAATCAACAACAAAACTTCTGTAAATGTTACTATGGAAGAAAATGCCATGAAATTGGACGAGATAGTTGTTGTAGGTTATGGATCGCAACAGAAAAAAGACCTTACAGGAGCTGTTGCATTAGTTAAACCAGACGAAATTCAGAAAAGACAAGTTACAACAGTTGCAGACGGACTTCAAGGCTTGGTTACAGGAGTTAAAGTTCGAGGTGGCGGACGCCCAGGACAAGAAGCCAATGTTGAAATTCGCGGACTTAAGAATCTTCAAAATACAAACCCATTATACGTAATTGATGGTTTGGTAACTTCTGCAAACAGAGACTTTAACCCGAATGATATCGAATCGATTCAGGTTTTAAAAGATGCTTCTGCAGCAGCAATCTATGGTTCTAGAGCGGCAAATGGTGTAATTATCATTACGACTAAAAAAGGTAAAAAAGGACCGCTTCAGGTTGAAGTATCAGCAAAAAGCAGACTTTACGTCTATGCCTCGCTATGA
- a CDS encoding ligand-binding sensor domain-containing protein → MRKFFLFLCFSFFSINFSNAQDYYFKHFQVEEGLSNNTVLTSIQDNDGFMWFGTKDGLNRFDGYRFKTYRSNGDPIHSLGSNYIQSLHEHNGTIWVGTDKGLYHYDKKLDNFTILNEAINDRINDINHDQKDNIWFVSGNILYKYSPKKERNDHF, encoded by the coding sequence ATGCGTAAATTCTTTCTTTTTTTATGTTTCAGCTTTTTTTCGATAAATTTTTCGAATGCGCAAGATTATTATTTTAAACATTTTCAGGTTGAAGAAGGACTTTCTAACAATACCGTTTTAACCTCCATTCAAGACAATGATGGTTTTATGTGGTTTGGAACCAAAGATGGTCTAAATCGTTTTGATGGCTATCGTTTTAAAACCTACAGAAGCAATGGAGATCCTATACATAGTTTAGGAAGCAATTATATACAATCGCTGCATGAACACAACGGCACGATTTGGGTTGGAACGGACAAAGGTTTGTATCATTACGATAAAAAGCTGGACAACTTTACGATTTTGAACGAAGCCATAAATGATCGTATCAATGACATCAATCACGATCAAAAAGACAACATTTGGTTTGTTTCGGGCAACATTTTGTATAAGTATTCTCCAAAAAAAGAAAGAAACGACCACTTTTAA
- a CDS encoding hybrid sensor histidine kinase/response regulator transcription factor yields the protein MTSITIKKTTFGLFRATFCISILQKKKETTTFNPNKYFITTSITKDYKGEIWASSLNKIYHYSEENLSFENIALNPPADKANFRITVIYAVDRENIVIGTLDHGVLLYNRKDKTTSELKFGIKEPVFVRQFRKKGNDELWIASESGVYVYNLKTKTAVNLKKNYNDPYAISDNAAYSITIDKENGIWIGTYFGGVNYHQKQYTQFKKYFPQNNQNSISGSAVREIHKDDHGDLWIGTEDAGVNRFNPKTQKFTSYPVSYYNIHALMPRKDKIWVGTFEHGLDVLDRNSGAVLKHYSANDGRSGLHSNFIFSFYEMKNKELIVVTTSGLYRYNEQADNFEILKFFPETYHYTNMKEDSDGNLWAGSYRDGLLFYNPKTKKKEVFTYDYKNPNGISNNTINAIFEDSFKNLWIATENGLNLVNRQNHTFTKFTTKNGMPSNVFYSILEDDSKNLWLTTSKGLVKFGPDHKTIKIFTTANGLLSDQFNYNSAFKDANGDMYFGNLNGMISFNPKHFSKNKYTPFIYITNLQINNKDIEVNSPDSPISQSISFVDELELNNNQSTFNLEFASLNYTAPELTEYWFQLENVNNDWVYLGRNNKVFFTELAPGDYVFKVKSLNSFGVWSKEIKLKITILPPFYASTYAYILYFILCCAGFYYIIRYSQNLTQIKNNRKIKHLNDEKEKEIYQAKIDFFTNVAHEIRTPLTLIKGPLEKLLGMKYESEEVPQHLSIMKKNTSRLLKLVNELLDFRKSEIGGLKLTFVEANVSSMVRNFHLRFSQLIEERGLEFDLELGEKDIHAFVDKEAFKKILSNLINNAIKYSNKKVSISLFRDEKKLHLIVKNDGNIIPIHLKNKIFEPFFRVDDSSTASGTGIGLSLAHSLAQLHNGSLELIEDANYNIFELVVPLHQEEEFMLYADAEKEQTENETPKEPIEIKNEKAQVLVVEDNEDLLSFITTELAGTYTILKAENGEEALKIIHNENIQLVISDVTMPVMDGITMCKKIKTNLETSHIPVILLTAKNSLKSQIDGLEVGADAYVAKPFSMDYLKVQANNLIENRRQIMNYYASSPLSHIKSIAHNKTDEKFLKKLDDEILKNITDQDLSVESLAEIMNMSRSTLYRKIKDITNLSPNELINIVRLKRAAELLLNENYKMYEIAEMVGYKSQTSFGRNFQKHFNMSPTDYIQKNR from the coding sequence ATGACATCAATCACGATCAAAAAGACAACATTTGGTTTGTTTCGGGCAACATTTTGTATAAGTATTCTCCAAAAAAAGAAAGAAACGACCACTTTTAATCCGAACAAATATTTTATTACTACTTCGATAACAAAGGATTATAAAGGCGAAATCTGGGCTTCTTCTTTAAATAAAATCTATCATTATTCTGAAGAAAACCTTTCTTTTGAAAACATTGCTCTAAATCCGCCTGCTGATAAAGCCAATTTTAGAATCACGGTTATTTATGCTGTTGATCGCGAAAACATTGTAATTGGTACGCTCGATCACGGTGTACTCCTATATAATAGAAAAGATAAAACGACAAGCGAACTTAAATTTGGAATTAAAGAACCGGTTTTCGTTCGTCAATTCAGAAAAAAAGGAAACGACGAACTTTGGATTGCGAGCGAATCGGGTGTTTATGTGTATAATCTGAAAACCAAAACGGCTGTAAATCTGAAGAAAAATTACAACGATCCGTATGCGATTTCAGACAATGCGGCCTACTCTATTACTATCGATAAAGAAAACGGAATCTGGATTGGAACATATTTTGGCGGTGTCAATTACCATCAGAAACAGTATACGCAGTTTAAGAAATACTTTCCTCAGAACAATCAAAATTCTATTAGCGGAAGCGCAGTTAGAGAAATTCATAAAGACGATCATGGCGATTTATGGATCGGTACCGAAGATGCTGGCGTGAATCGTTTTAATCCGAAAACACAAAAATTTACATCTTATCCTGTTTCCTATTATAATATTCATGCTTTAATGCCTCGAAAAGACAAAATCTGGGTGGGAACTTTTGAACATGGTTTGGATGTTTTGGATAGAAATTCTGGTGCAGTTTTAAAACATTACAGCGCAAATGACGGGCGAAGCGGACTTCATAGCAATTTTATCTTTTCTTTCTACGAAATGAAAAACAAGGAACTGATTGTCGTAACAACATCGGGGCTTTACCGTTACAATGAACAAGCTGATAATTTTGAAATACTAAAGTTCTTTCCAGAAACGTATCATTATACAAATATGAAGGAAGACAGCGATGGCAATCTTTGGGCAGGAAGTTATCGTGACGGATTGTTATTTTATAATCCGAAAACCAAGAAAAAAGAGGTTTTTACCTATGATTATAAAAATCCGAATGGAATAAGCAATAATACCATCAACGCCATTTTTGAAGACAGTTTTAAGAATCTTTGGATCGCCACCGAAAACGGATTGAATCTCGTAAACAGACAGAATCACACTTTTACCAAATTCACAACCAAAAACGGAATGCCGAGCAATGTTTTCTATTCTATTTTGGAAGACGATTCTAAAAATCTCTGGCTGACAACTTCTAAAGGTTTGGTGAAATTTGGTCCAGATCATAAAACCATCAAGATTTTTACCACCGCAAACGGATTACTGAGCGATCAGTTCAATTACAATTCGGCTTTTAAAGATGCAAACGGCGATATGTATTTTGGAAACCTAAACGGAATGATCAGTTTTAATCCGAAGCACTTTAGCAAAAACAAATACACGCCTTTTATTTACATTACCAATCTACAAATTAATAATAAGGATATTGAGGTTAACAGCCCCGACTCTCCAATTTCGCAATCTATTTCTTTTGTGGACGAATTGGAGCTCAACAACAATCAGTCAACTTTTAATCTGGAATTTGCTTCTTTAAATTATACGGCGCCAGAATTAACAGAATATTGGTTTCAGCTTGAAAACGTCAATAATGATTGGGTTTATTTAGGAAGAAACAACAAAGTTTTCTTTACCGAACTGGCTCCAGGAGATTATGTTTTTAAAGTAAAATCATTGAATAGTTTTGGGGTTTGGAGTAAAGAAATAAAACTTAAAATTACCATTCTGCCTCCGTTTTACGCCAGCACTTATGCTTATATTCTGTACTTTATATTGTGCTGTGCTGGATTTTATTACATTATTCGATATTCTCAAAATCTGACTCAGATTAAGAATAACCGCAAAATAAAGCATCTAAACGACGAAAAAGAAAAAGAAATCTATCAGGCAAAAATTGACTTTTTTACCAATGTAGCACACGAAATCAGAACGCCTCTAACTTTAATAAAAGGCCCGCTAGAAAAGCTTTTGGGAATGAAATACGAATCGGAAGAGGTGCCTCAGCATCTTTCGATTATGAAGAAAAACACTTCGCGCTTATTGAAACTTGTAAATGAATTGCTTGATTTTAGAAAATCGGAAATTGGCGGTTTGAAATTGACTTTCGTTGAAGCGAATGTTTCTTCTATGGTTCGAAATTTTCATTTGAGATTCAGCCAATTAATTGAAGAACGCGGATTGGAATTTGACTTGGAATTGGGCGAAAAAGACATTCATGCTTTTGTAGATAAAGAAGCTTTTAAAAAGATTCTCAGCAATTTGATCAACAATGCGATTAAATATTCGAACAAAAAAGTCTCTATCTCATTGTTCAGAGATGAAAAGAAACTGCATTTGATTGTAAAAAATGACGGAAATATCATTCCGATTCATTTAAAAAACAAAATCTTCGAACCGTTTTTCAGAGTTGATGATAGCAGTACGGCTTCAGGAACTGGAATCGGACTTTCGTTAGCACATTCTCTAGCGCAATTGCACAACGGAAGTTTAGAACTAATTGAAGATGCTAATTACAATATCTTCGAACTGGTTGTTCCGCTGCATCAGGAAGAAGAATTTATGCTTTATGCCGATGCTGAGAAAGAACAGACAGAAAATGAAACGCCAAAAGAACCTATTGAAATCAAAAACGAAAAAGCGCAGGTTTTGGTAGTAGAAGATAATGAAGATCTTTTGAGTTTTATTACGACCGAATTGGCTGGAACATACACGATTCTAAAAGCAGAAAATGGCGAAGAAGCACTGAAAATCATTCATAACGAAAACATTCAACTTGTTATTTCAGATGTGACGATGCCTGTTATGGACGGAATTACGATGTGCAAAAAGATTAAAACGAATCTGGAAACGAGTCATATTCCAGTTATTTTATTGACTGCCAAAAATTCGCTAAAATCTCAAATCGACGGACTTGAAGTTGGTGCAGATGCTTATGTGGCAAAACCTTTTTCTATGGATTATCTGAAAGTTCAAGCCAATAATTTGATCGAAAACCGAAGACAAATCATGAATTATTATGCGAGTTCTCCTCTTTCGCATATTAAAAGCATTGCTCACAATAAAACCGACGAAAAGTTCTTGAAAAAACTCGACGACGAAATTCTTAAAAACATCACCGATCAGGATTTGAGTGTAGAATCGCTTGCCGAAATTATGAATATGAGCCGTTCTACTTTATACCGAAAAATTAAAGACATCACAAACTTGAGTCCGAACGAATTAATCAATATCGTACGATTAAAAAGAGCCGCGGAGCTATTATTAAACGAAAACTACAAAATGTACGAAATCGCAGAAATGGTAGGCTACAAATCGCAAACGAGCTTTGGACGAAATTTCCAGAAGCATTTTAATATGTCGCCAACGGATTATATTCAGAAAAATCGTTGA
- a CDS encoding TonB-dependent receptor — MKFLFSFILFIFSFAINAQSLNGIVNDADGKASSEVLIRNLNSKTHAHSDANGKFTLKGVQVNDSLVITKKGFSTQKIKLTSLDFLTISLEEKPFLLEEVKIGNNLKYLNTISKIDFEIQPISNSQDLLRKVPGLFIGQHAGGGKAEQIFLRGFDCDHGTDINITVDGMPVNMVSHAHGQGYSDLHFVIPETVDNIDFDKGAYFADKGDFTTAGYVGFNTKNALQNSSISFEGGQFDTFRTVAMFNLLNKENQSAYFAGEYMMTDGYFDAPQNFNRINLFGKYNAKMENGDRLAISVSHFKSQWDASGQIPDRAVNDGTISHFGAIDSNEGGNTDRTNFNLQYDAKIDENTHIKSSAYLSKYDFELYSNFTFFLNDPVNGDQIKQKENRTIVGFQSEYDQKLNNQWRFKLGAGLRNDNNKDVELSHTLNRKTVLEYLSLGTVNQTNLFTYSSLDFTSGKWLVNGGLRLDYFKFGYEDQLAATYTNQTQTKAIVSPKLNFLYTQNDKLNYFLKLGKGFHSNDTRVVVAQKGEKILPETYGADLGLNWKPFPRMIVNSAFWYLYLAQEFVYVGDEAVVEPSGKTERKGFDFGIRYQLTNWLFWNADYTYTHARAIDEPKGNDYLPLAPKNTLMSGLSVKGLKGFSGSIRTRFLGDRPANEDNSVVAKGYCITDFSVNYQIKKVSIGVNIDNIFNTKWKETQFLTESRLANETDPVEEIHFTAGTPFNARLILKYMW; from the coding sequence ATGAAGTTCTTATTCTCCTTTATCCTCTTTATTTTTTCTTTTGCAATTAATGCTCAATCTTTAAATGGTATTGTAAACGACGCTGACGGAAAAGCATCATCAGAGGTTTTAATTCGAAACCTAAATTCAAAAACACACGCTCATAGCGATGCAAACGGAAAGTTTACCTTAAAAGGCGTTCAGGTAAATGATAGTTTGGTTATTACCAAAAAAGGATTCTCTACTCAAAAAATAAAACTGACTTCTTTAGATTTTCTGACGATTTCTTTAGAAGAAAAGCCGTTTTTGCTAGAAGAAGTTAAGATTGGCAATAATCTAAAATATCTGAATACTATTTCTAAAATTGATTTTGAAATTCAGCCTATTTCAAATTCTCAGGATTTATTGCGTAAAGTTCCAGGACTTTTCATAGGTCAGCATGCTGGTGGAGGAAAAGCAGAACAGATTTTTTTAAGAGGTTTTGACTGTGATCACGGAACTGATATCAATATTACTGTAGACGGAATGCCAGTAAATATGGTTTCGCATGCGCATGGGCAAGGTTATTCAGATTTGCATTTTGTAATTCCGGAAACGGTTGATAATATTGATTTTGATAAAGGTGCTTATTTTGCTGATAAAGGCGATTTTACAACTGCTGGATATGTTGGCTTTAATACAAAAAATGCTTTGCAAAATAGCTCTATTTCTTTTGAAGGCGGACAGTTTGATACTTTTCGTACTGTGGCCATGTTTAATTTATTGAATAAAGAAAACCAGTCGGCTTATTTTGCGGGAGAATACATGATGACTGATGGTTATTTCGATGCTCCGCAGAACTTTAACCGAATTAATTTATTTGGAAAATACAATGCTAAAATGGAAAATGGAGATCGTTTGGCTATCTCGGTTTCGCATTTTAAAAGCCAATGGGATGCTAGCGGACAGATTCCAGATCGCGCTGTAAACGACGGAACTATTTCGCATTTTGGAGCAATCGATTCAAATGAAGGAGGAAATACCGATAGAACTAATTTCAATTTGCAATATGATGCAAAAATTGACGAAAATACGCATATTAAAAGCAGTGCTTATTTAAGCAAATATGATTTTGAACTGTATTCTAATTTTACTTTTTTCTTAAATGATCCTGTAAATGGCGATCAAATCAAACAGAAAGAAAATAGAACGATTGTAGGTTTTCAGTCAGAATATGATCAGAAATTAAACAATCAATGGCGTTTTAAATTGGGCGCTGGACTTCGAAACGATAACAATAAAGATGTAGAATTATCGCATACTTTAAACAGAAAAACAGTTTTAGAGTATTTGAGTTTAGGAACGGTAAATCAGACCAATTTATTTACATATTCAAGTCTTGATTTTACATCTGGAAAATGGTTGGTAAACGGAGGTTTGCGTTTAGATTATTTTAAATTTGGTTACGAAGATCAATTGGCGGCAACTTATACCAATCAGACTCAAACAAAAGCAATTGTGAGTCCGAAACTAAACTTTTTGTATACTCAGAATGACAAATTGAATTATTTCTTGAAATTAGGAAAAGGATTTCACAGTAATGACACGCGAGTGGTAGTGGCTCAAAAAGGCGAAAAAATTCTTCCAGAAACATACGGTGCAGATTTAGGTTTAAACTGGAAGCCATTTCCAAGAATGATTGTCAATTCGGCTTTTTGGTATTTATATCTAGCTCAAGAATTTGTGTACGTAGGAGACGAAGCTGTTGTGGAACCAAGCGGAAAAACAGAACGTAAAGGTTTTGATTTTGGAATTAGATATCAATTGACCAATTGGTTATTCTGGAATGCAGATTATACGTATACGCATGCAAGAGCAATTGACGAACCAAAAGGAAATGATTATTTACCGCTTGCTCCAAAAAACACTTTGATGAGCGGACTTTCGGTAAAGGGTTTAAAAGGTTTTTCAGGAAGTATAAGAACTCGTTTCTTAGGCGACAGACCAGCAAACGAAGACAATTCGGTTGTAGCAAAAGGGTATTGCATAACTGATTTTTCTGTGAATTATCAGATTAAGAAAGTTTCGATTGGTGTAAACATCGACAATATTTTCAACACCAAATGGAAAGAAACTCAATTCTTAACCGAATCAAGATTGGCAAATGAAACCGATCCTGTAGAAGAAATTCATTTTACAGCGGGAACACCGTTTAATGCAAGATTGATTTTGAAATATATGTGGTAG
- a CDS encoding DoxX family protein, translating into MISKNTDLGLLLLRLSTGGLMLFHGVSKLIHGISFLVENMGAFGYAVYIGEVLAPIAILLGFRTRIAAVLLAITCIVAVATAHAQEIFSISDHGGYALELLGLYLFGALALFFTGAGKYAVSKTNKWD; encoded by the coding sequence ATGATTTCAAAAAACACAGACCTTGGATTATTGCTATTGCGTTTAAGTACTGGTGGATTAATGCTTTTTCACGGTGTTTCTAAACTGATTCACGGAATTTCGTTCCTCGTAGAAAACATGGGCGCATTTGGATATGCCGTTTATATTGGCGAAGTTTTAGCTCCAATTGCCATTTTATTAGGATTTAGAACTAGAATTGCCGCAGTTCTTTTGGCAATAACTTGTATCGTAGCAGTTGCAACAGCACATGCTCAGGAGATTTTCTCTATCAGTGATCATGGAGGTTATGCTTTAGAATTATTAGGGCTTTATCTGTTTGGTGCTCTAGCATTGTTCTTTACAGGAGCTGGTAAATATGCCGTTTCTAAAACCAATAAATGGGATTAA